From the Solanum pennellii chromosome 4, SPENNV200 genome, one window contains:
- the LOC114076808 gene encoding uncharacterized protein LOC114076808 — translation MFEKDEIFVPKQTSWFWYYPDGSFTTLSPDQKMTQTGSKRSESGASNESIPYTSSPSEVEVDVDTSNKRKTMEPRANYWMHFEKFTDENGASKAKCKYCAKAYVASTSSNASVPSTSTRPQL, via the exons ATG TTTGAAAAGGATGAAATTTTTGTACCAAAGCAGACCTCATGGTTTTGGTACTATCCTGATGGTTCCTTCACCACTCTCTCACCTGATCAGAAG ATGACACAAACTGGAAGTAAGAGAAGTGAAAGTGGAGCTTCAAATGAGAGCATACCTTACACCTCATCTCCCAGTGAGGTTGAAGTTGATGTTGATacttcaaataaaagaaaaaccaTGGAACCTAGAGCTAATTATTGGATGCATTTTGAAAAGTTTACCGATGAAAATGGAGCTAGTAAAGCCAAATGCAAGTATTGTGCAAAAGCTTATGTAGCCTCTACATCATCTAATG caagtgtaccatcaacttcgactcgccctcaactctag